In Cytobacillus oceanisediminis, the following proteins share a genomic window:
- the dnaX gene encoding DNA polymerase III subunit gamma/tau has translation MSYQALYRVWRPQQFIDVVGQEHVTKTLQNALLQEKISHAYLFSGPRGTGKTSAAKILAKAVNCEKAPVTEPCNECAACRGITDGSIPDVIEIDAASNNGVEEIRDIRDKVKYAPNAVKYKVYIVDEVHMLSIGAFNALLKTLEEPPKHVIFILATTEPHKIPLTIISRCQRFDFKRITAQAITGRMKLIADETDAAYEDQALQIIARAAEGGMRDALSLLDQAISFSQDRVTVEDALSVTGAVSQGFLNKLARAVKERDAAAGLEFLEELLFQGKDPSRFIEDFILYYRDMLLYKAAPRLEESLERVMLDEDFQQLAQEVEPEELYELIGVLNKAQQEMRWTNHPRIFLEVAIVKLCQLEQNEKSGQSADIKPLMQKIEQLQHELAELKKNGIAVKEDGAPAVQKKPQRSSRKGFQAPVGKVNEVLKQATKNDLVAVKSRWGEMLNLLVQNQMRSQAALLNEAEPVAASETALIVKFKYEIHCQMAMDNAKFLDTLANVLFELLGKKLQLVGIPDEQWQSVREDFLRSQRDGDESGEGFGRTEEEPHVAEAVKLFGAELIEIKE, from the coding sequence GTGAGTTATCAAGCTTTATATCGTGTTTGGCGTCCGCAGCAGTTTATCGATGTTGTCGGGCAGGAACATGTGACAAAGACTTTGCAAAACGCCCTGCTTCAGGAGAAGATATCACACGCCTATTTGTTTTCCGGCCCCCGTGGAACAGGTAAAACAAGTGCAGCAAAAATTCTTGCAAAGGCTGTTAACTGTGAGAAGGCACCTGTCACTGAACCGTGCAATGAGTGTGCAGCCTGCAGAGGCATTACAGACGGTTCGATCCCTGATGTCATTGAAATTGATGCTGCATCGAATAATGGTGTAGAAGAAATCAGGGATATCAGGGACAAAGTGAAATATGCCCCGAACGCTGTAAAGTATAAGGTTTACATCGTCGATGAGGTGCATATGCTTTCCATCGGAGCTTTCAATGCCCTGTTAAAGACGCTTGAAGAGCCGCCTAAGCATGTCATTTTTATTTTAGCCACAACGGAGCCTCATAAAATTCCGCTAACGATTATTTCCCGATGCCAGCGATTTGATTTTAAACGGATTACGGCTCAGGCGATAACAGGGAGAATGAAGCTGATTGCGGATGAAACAGATGCAGCATATGAGGACCAGGCACTGCAGATCATCGCGAGAGCTGCAGAAGGCGGTATGCGTGATGCTCTTAGCTTGCTTGATCAGGCAATTTCCTTCAGCCAGGATCGCGTTACAGTTGAAGATGCCCTGTCTGTGACAGGTGCTGTGTCGCAAGGGTTTCTAAATAAACTGGCAAGAGCGGTTAAAGAAAGGGATGCCGCAGCCGGGCTGGAATTTCTGGAAGAGCTTCTTTTTCAGGGGAAAGATCCATCCCGCTTTATAGAAGACTTTATCCTGTATTACCGGGATATGCTTTTATATAAAGCAGCTCCAAGGCTGGAGGAATCATTGGAAAGAGTCATGCTAGATGAGGACTTCCAGCAGCTTGCCCAGGAAGTGGAGCCGGAAGAGCTCTATGAACTGATTGGGGTGCTGAACAAAGCCCAGCAGGAAATGCGATGGACCAACCATCCGAGAATTTTCCTGGAAGTGGCGATTGTGAAGCTGTGCCAGCTTGAACAGAATGAGAAATCAGGACAGTCTGCAGACATCAAGCCGCTGATGCAAAAAATCGAACAGCTTCAGCATGAGCTGGCGGAATTAAAGAAAAACGGCATAGCGGTGAAAGAGGATGGAGCTCCTGCTGTACAGAAAAAGCCGCAGAGAAGTTCACGCAAAGGATTCCAGGCACCAGTTGGAAAAGTGAATGAAGTACTGAAGCAGGCAACGAAAAACGACCTGGTGGCTGTTAAAAGCCGCTGGGGCGAAATGCTGAACCTGCTTGTTCAAAACCAGATGCGCTCTCAGGCGGCGCTTCTTAATGAAGCAGAACCTGTTGCCGCATCCGAAACAGCTCTTATCGTAAAGTTCAAATATGAAATCCACTGTCAGATGGCCATGGATAATGCGAAATTCCTGGATACACTGGCGAATGTCCTATTTGAGCTATTAGGAAAAAAATTGCAGCTGGTCGGCATTCCGGATGAACAATGGCAAAGTGTCAGGGAGGATTTCCTGCGCAGCCAGCGTGACGGAGATGAGTCTGGCGAGGGCTTCGGCAGAACTGAGGAAGAGCCCCATGTGGCTGAAGCGGTCAAGTTATTTGGCGCTGAACTAATTGAAATTAAAGAATAG
- a CDS encoding YbaB/EbfC family nucleoid-associated protein, translated as MRGGMGNMQNMMKQMQKMQKKMAQAQEELGEKRIEGTAGGGMVTVIVSGHKQVLEVNIKEEVVDPEDIEMLQDLVLAATNDALKKADDLTNDTMGQFTKGMNLPGMF; from the coding sequence ATGCGCGGTGGAATGGGAAATATGCAAAATATGATGAAGCAAATGCAGAAAATGCAAAAGAAGATGGCACAGGCACAGGAAGAGCTTGGCGAAAAAAGAATTGAAGGAACAGCTGGCGGCGGAATGGTGACTGTCATTGTATCCGGACATAAACAAGTATTAGAAGTAAATATTAAAGAAGAAGTTGTTGATCCGGAAGATATTGAAATGCTTCAGGACCTTGTTCTGGCGGCAACTAACGATGCGCTGAAAAAAGCGGATGACTTAACAAACGACACAATGGGCCAATTTACTAAAGGAATGAACCTGCCGGGAATGTTTTAA